The window CTGCCCTACTCAAAAGGTGGCACTAGCCTGAAAGAAGAAAACATCCAGCTCCTCTGCGCCCGCCACAACCTCCAAAAATCCGCAAAAGTCGACACCTACTAATTTTTATCAAGCTCGTTGAATTTTTGCTGCATTGTAGGATTACCTCGTGTAAGCTTTTTGATTGTAAGGTCTTGTGCTTTATCGTTGGCAAGACGCAAGTTATTCTCACTAGATAACAACGCAGCTTTAGTTTTCTCCAGTTGCTTGATAGTTTTATCGATACCATCAATTGCCTCAGTAAATCTTCGTCCGGCTAGTTCGTAGTTTTTACCAAAGGCAAGTTTGAATGCTTCCATATTTTCTTCAAAGTTAGTGATGTCGATATTTTGTTCCTGAATTGCAAGTAACTGTCGTTTTGCATCGACCGATTTGATGTTTGCGCTTTTAAGCATCGACACCAGTGGGAGGAAAAATTGTGGTCGAATAACATACATCTTTTCATATTTATACGACAGATCTACAATTCCCCTGTTGTATAGATCATTATCTGCTTCAAGCAAAGTAACAAGTACCGCGTACTCTAAGCCTTTTTTCTTGCGATCTTTGTCTAGCTTTTCTAGATGGCTATCTACTGTTCGTTTGTTTGCAGATACATCTTGTTCGTCTTTCATTTCAAACATTATTGAAATAATCTCGGTTCCATTGGGTGAATCGTAGTCGCGGTAAATATAGTCCCCTTTGGTCCCTTTGGTCTCATCTTCTTCTTTGATGGCTTCGTTATCTTTTTCGAAGTAAGCATATGGAAATTGACCGGCACGGACGGCGTTGAACTCATTTTGGCAATGTTGCTCTAGTGTTTCACCAACAAGCTTTACTGATAACTTTGCTTTCATATCTTTCAGCCGCTCGATAGTATCCTCACGATCCTTCAGCTGCGTTTCATATTTGTCTTTAAGTGATGATTCTAGTAGCTTCTGTTCAGTGTCCTTGCTTTCGAGCTTATTTGTGAGTTCATCTCGTTCTTTTTCTAGTTTATTGACCGCTTCAGTCAGTGCTAATTTGTTCTTAGTTTCGGACGATTCTATTAATGCCTTAAGGTCAGCAATCTCAGCGTCTTTTTCTACTTTGAGTTTTAGTAGCGATGCAGCCTTTTCTGCACGCAGTTCAGCAATCTCAGTTTCTTTTTTGGCAATATCTTGCTGCAGTGATATTTTTGTTTGCGATTCGACTAGCTTAACTTGATCTTCTTTTTCACGAAGTTGAGATTTTAGCTCGTCTCGCTCCTTCTCTATCTTATTTAGCGCTTCTGTGACAGCTAGTTGTTTTTCGGTATCTTTCGCTTCGAGTTTATGTTGTAAATCTGCTATTTCTGCATCTTTTTTAGCAGCTTCAGCTTGTAAGATGTTTTTTGTAGATTCTTCGGCAAGTTTTACCGCGCTGTCTTTTTCGGATTCGATCGTTTCTAGTTTTTGTAACAGTTTAGAAATCTCGGTGTTTTTGTCGGCTAGATCTTCCTGGAGCTGATTTTTAACTTTCTCTTCTGCTAATTCGATTGCGCTTTGCTTGTCCTTTTCTGCTGCAGCTAGGCGATCATGTAATTCTTTATCAAACTCGGTGTTGCGAACCTGCTTTAAGATATCAGCATAGCCTGCTTCATCGATTTTGAAAGCTTTTTTGCAGTGCGGACAAATTATTTCATTCATCTGAACCTCCAAAGTACTCATCAACCTGATCCATTATCAATACAAAGTTCTTGAATTCCTCTGACGCTTCTTTCTTATTGCCGTGCTCGTCAAAGCATCCCGTCTTGAATTGTATTTTGTTTTTGCACTTTTTTACATCTATTGCGCACATTTCACAATTCCCGCACGGACGGTATTTGTCTCGGATATCATTTGCCTTTAACTGCAAGAGCTTAAATGAGCTAAAATCTTCAGAATCTTTTTCCATACATTTTGATTCTGCCTCACCGTAATCGTAAATTGCTGCTACTTTTTCAAGGCCAGTATCTTGCGCCATTTGTAGATATGGTCTGAAATTTACATAACCCTGAACTCCATACCCAAATACATCGTAAGGTAGTAGTTTGTCACATTCATTGGCCCATTTTCTTACTAAGCCCACGTCTTCTT of the Candidatus Nomurabacteria bacterium genome contains:
- a CDS encoding DUF2130 domain-containing protein, which encodes MNEIICPHCKKAFKIDEAGYADILKQVRNTEFDKELHDRLAAAEKDKQSAIELAEEKVKNQLQEDLADKNTEISKLLQKLETIESEKDSAVKLAEESTKNILQAEAAKKDAEIADLQHKLEAKDTEKQLAVTEALNKIEKERDELKSQLREKEDQVKLVESQTKISLQQDIAKKETEIAELRAEKAASLLKLKVEKDAEIADLKALIESSETKNKLALTEAVNKLEKERDELTNKLESKDTEQKLLESSLKDKYETQLKDREDTIERLKDMKAKLSVKLVGETLEQHCQNEFNAVRAGQFPYAYFEKDNEAIKEEDETKGTKGDYIYRDYDSPNGTEIISIMFEMKDEQDVSANKRTVDSHLEKLDKDRKKKGLEYAVLVTLLEADNDLYNRGIVDLSYKYEKMYVIRPQFFLPLVSMLKSANIKSVDAKRQLLAIQEQNIDITNFEENMEAFKLAFGKNYELAGRRFTEAIDGIDKTIKQLEKTKAALLSSENNLRLANDKAQDLTIKKLTRGNPTMQQKFNELDKN